CTTGGTTGCACGGCCATAGGGATCGTAATCATAGCGGGCGTGGATAACGCCGTTGGAATCGGTCATTTCCCGAACAGAACCCAAATGATCCAGTGTGTAATAATAATTCGTTCCGGCAATCTGTTCGCCTTGGCTGTAAAACCGTTTCGTGACATTGTTCGAGGCATCGCGTTCCTCGGCGGGCTGGCTACCGTTGGTCCAAACGAAATTCTTGGTGGATGTCACAGTCCCTGAACTGTCTTTTTCCACGATCTGAACCCGACGGCCCAGGCCGTCATAGAAAAATTGGGACGAGACGGCGCTCGTCCCTCCATAGCTGATCTTAATGAGCCGATTGGCGGCATCCCACTGGTAGGCCTGGCCGACGCCGTTGTCGGTCATGTTCCCGTTGTCATCGTAGGCAGGGGTTCGGGTCGCTCCCGCTGTCACCTGCACCTGCCAACTCTTGCGTGAAAACCTGGGTGGCGTTTGCGTGTCGAGAGCTTGAACGGAAATGGTGTTCGTACCCGGCTGCGAATCCACCCAAGCCTGGAATCGGTTCTGGCTGTCCACAGCGGCATTCTGGCCATTGACTGTCACAGTGCCCGTTTTATCCAAATAACCTTGAACATTCAACTTACTTGTTCCGCCATTGAGTCCTGTCAGTTGGTTCAAGTTGTTGAAGCTGCCGCTGTCGTTTTGGACGCTCTGGCCCGCCGGTTCACACTGCGCAGCCAAACGATTGCCCGAAGCATCGTAGTTGTATGAAAAAGTCTGGTTGAGCACCGGGGGTGTGCCGGGCGTCACGTCACGCAGGCCCGTGAGCTGATCGGCCTGGTCGTAATCCAGCATCCAGACATGACCGGAGCCAGAAGCCAACCGAGATTTAACGCGAAATTGTGGATGCAGCACAAGTAATGGTGTGCGGCATTGCCCGATTTTTTGTGGTCCAGCACGGCGAAAAGATGATCCGCTTCTGTGTCGAGTATTTTCACCTTGCGTAACCGCGCAAAGGGCTGGCTGCGGAATGCACGTTCCTTTTCCACTCGAAAAAGCAGGGTTGAAAGGGACAAGATACCCCTGTATGCTTCCTTCAATGAAATACAGCGACCGAATCACGATGGAACCCGGCAAATGCGGCGGACGCCCTTGCATCCGGGGCTTGCGTATTCGAGTCAAAGATGTGCTCGAACTCTTGGCGCATGGGGCTTCTTGGCAGGAAATCCTTGAGGACTATCCTGACTTGGAAGCAGACGACATTCAAGCCTGCTTGGAATTCGCTGCTGCGCAGCATGACCATGTTACGGTTCGTGCGGCGTGAATTTCCTGATCGATAATCATCTGCCAAATAATCTGGTGCCCTGGCTCCAGAGCAAGGGACATGTTGCAACACATGTGCGTAGCCTGCAGATGAATCGCACTCCGGACGCCCTCATTTGGCAATAACCAAGATTGGGCGCAAGGTGGAACGCCTGGCGCTGCACGAAGGCAAGACGCTATCGGATGTTGTCACGGCGGCAGTTGAAGCTTACGGCTGATGATCGAGGGGATCCACGCCGGCTTTGGCGATTTATGCTCGTTCTTCTCCCGCCGCGTCGGGCTTGAAACTTACAAATCCGCCAAAGGACGGATTCGCCGGGTGCGAACTTGGATTGAACCACGGATAAATACGGATGAACGCAGATTATAAAATTTCCACAAATGGATTTTCCATTTTGCGTTTTTTGCGCCTTTTCGCGGCAACTGCTGCTGCCTTCGTCTGAAACTCTACTTCGATTCCAGCCGCACGCATCCGCTCAAGCGCAGGAAGACCCAAATCACGGCAAGCGTTATGCAGGAGTCGGCCACGTTGAACGCGGGCCAATGCCAGTTGCACGGCGCAAAATAAAAATCCGCAAAATCCACCACATAACCCAGCCGAAGACGGTCGCTCAGGTTGCCGATGGCCCCGCTCACAAACAGGGCGCCGATCAAATTGGTCTCGCGCAGATTCCAATCGAACGTGCGCGCATAACGAAAGCCAATCACCAGAATAAGGCAGACCACCAGGCCCATGCGCAGATTATTGCCCTGGAAGAGTCCGAAAGCCATTCCGTCGTTGGCCACAAAGGTCAGATTGAAAAAGGCCGGGATCACGGCAACCGAACGTCCGGCCCAGTAATGGTGCAGAATCCAGATTTTGCTCGTTTGATCCAAAATCAAAATTGCGGCAACCAAAATCCAAAACATCAAGCGCGGGCGGGAACGGACGCCCGGTCCTGACGATTGGACATTCGCGGAAGAATTCATCTATCTTAATGCCGTCACAGCTTCAGTGCAACGCACGCAAATTTCCGGGTGCTCCGGATGGCTCCCCAAATGCTCGAAATACTTCCAGCAACGCACGCATTTTTTACCGGCGTCGCGGCGCACCGAGATCGCCAACGACTCCCCGGGCTCAAGTTTTACCTTTGAAACAATGAGAACCTCTTCCAACAGCTCGCGGTCACTGTCCGCCAAACCGGAGCCGCCGATCACAACCTGCGCTTCGAGGCTTTTCCCGATTTCCTTGGCCTGCCGCGCCTTTTCCAGGTGTTCGTTCACCCTGGATCGGAGTTCCAGGATTTTTTCCCAGCGCGCCGCAAACGCTTCCGCGCCGGGCAGCCGCAGTTCCCGTTCCTTTGGAAATTGGCTCAAGTGAACAGAGGGACGCAGCAAGGCGCCTTCAGCTTTCCTTCCGTCTCTGTCGTCCTGGAAAAATTGCCAGGCTTCCTCTGCTGTGAATGGAACAATCGGCGCCAGCAGCAAAACCAGGGCTTCGTACATTTCATACATCACGGTCTGCGAAGCCCGGCGTCGCAGCGAGGACGCCGCATCACAGTACATCCGGTCCTTGGTCACATCAATGTAGAAGGCTGAAAGATCCACCGCGCAAAAGCGGTTGACCACATGATAAACCTGGTGGAACTCATAGGTTTCATAGGCCGCCCTGGCCTGCCGGATCACATCCTCCAGCCGGTTCAACACATACAAGTCCAGCTCCGACAATTTATCATCGGACACCCGGTCCTTCGCCGGATCGAAATCGTACAGATTGGCCAGCAGAATGCGCAGGGCATTGCGGAACGAACGGTAGGTGTCGGTGACAATCTTGAAGATTTCCTCGGAAAACGGCACGTCGTCGCGGTAATCCTGGCTGGCAACCCAGAGGCGCAAAATGTCGGCCCCGAATTTATCGACAAATGCCATCAGATCCGTCGGTTTCTGATAGGTGTTGGATTTGGAGAGCTTCTTGCCGTCAAGATCCACCACAAACCCGTTGGTCAACACTTCCTTGTACGGCGGCTTGCCATAAACCGCCACCGAGGTGGACAGGGACGACTGGAACCAGCCGCGGTGCTGGTCGCTGCCCTCAAGGTACAGATCCGCTGGAAAGCCCAGCCCCGCACGCCTGCGCAACACGGCTTCATGGCTCGATCCGGAATCGATCCAGACATCCAGGGTATCCCTGCCCTTTTTCAGGGAAGGATCGATCTCCAGCAGTGCGCAAATTTCCTTGTCTGATTTTTCAAACCAAAGATTCGTGCCGTGTTTTTCCACAAGGTCGGCAACTTTCCGGATCAAATCCCCTTCCATCACGGAACTGCCGTCAGCCTTGTAAAACACAGGGATCGGAACGCCCCAGGTGCGCTGCCGGGAAATGCACCAGTCCGGACGCGTGGCAACCGCGTTTGCAATGCGGCTTTTGCCCCAGGCTGGGACCCATTTGACCTTGTTGTTGATGGCATCAAGGGCTGGTTGGCGAAAGTCATCGACCCGGATAAACCATTGTTTGACCGCACGGAAAACAATGGGCGTCTTCGAACGCCAGCAGTGGGGATAGTCGTGGGTAAAGCTTTCTTCCGTCCACAAAGCCCCTTTCTCGCGCAAAAGATCGCGCACAAGCGGATTGGCTTTGAACACATACTGGCCGGTCAACTCCGGCACTCCGGCTTCCGCCGTCAGGCAACCGCGGTCATCCACCGGCGATAAAACAGCCAGGCCTTCGCGCTGGCCGAGTTGATAGTCATCCTGGCCATGCCCGGGCGCGATGTGCACCAAGCCGGTGCCGGTTTCGCCCGTGACAAAGTCAGCAACATAGACCTTTCCTCTCCGATCCAGGAACGGATGCTGATACTCGGCATCTTTTGCCAGCGTTTTGCCTAAAAAATGTTTTTTGGGTGCGGCGTTTCCAAAATTGGGGATTTTCGGCGTCAAGCTTTGCGCACAAATAATCGTTTCACTGCCAATGCCGTAAGCGTGATAATCCAGATGCTCGCTCACCGCAACCGCCAGGTTGGCCGGCAAGGTCCAGGGCGTTGTCGTCCAAATCAAAAGCGCTGTCCCTGGCGGGACCTCCAGTTTGGCGGCGCTTTCTTTCGTCA
This portion of the Candidatus Methylacidiphilales bacterium genome encodes:
- a CDS encoding DUF433 domain-containing protein, which gives rise to MKYSDRITMEPGKCGGRPCIRGLRIRVKDVLELLAHGASWQEILEDYPDLEADDIQACLEFAAAQHDHVTVRAA
- the lspA gene encoding signal peptidase II: MNSSANVQSSGPGVRSRPRLMFWILVAAILILDQTSKIWILHHYWAGRSVAVIPAFFNLTFVANDGMAFGLFQGNNLRMGLVVCLILVIGFRYARTFDWNLRETNLIGALFVSGAIGNLSDRLRLGYVVDFADFYFAPCNWHWPAFNVADSCITLAVIWVFLRLSGCVRLESK
- the ileS gene encoding isoleucine--tRNA ligase — its product is MNLPKTGFPMRASLPQREPALYQAWEKADIYARLRETQKDRPRFILHDGPPFANGDAHMGHALNMTLKDIVLKSKNMGGFDVPFIPGWDCHGLPIEHKVMKELADGGRQLDPLEIREKCEAMARKYIDIQRQQFKRLGVFGEWDNPYITMDGPYEADVLRLFAKIVDKGMVYQALRPVYWSTGCQTALAEAEVEYQPKTDLSVYVKFPLTKESAAKLEVPPGTALLIWTTTPWTLPANLAVAVSEHLDYHAYGIGSETIICAQSLTPKIPNFGNAAPKKHFLGKTLAKDAEYQHPFLDRRGKVYVADFVTGETGTGLVHIAPGHGQDDYQLGQREGLAVLSPVDDRGCLTAEAGVPELTGQYVFKANPLVRDLLREKGALWTEESFTHDYPHCWRSKTPIVFRAVKQWFIRVDDFRQPALDAINNKVKWVPAWGKSRIANAVATRPDWCISRQRTWGVPIPVFYKADGSSVMEGDLIRKVADLVEKHGTNLWFEKSDKEICALLEIDPSLKKGRDTLDVWIDSGSSHEAVLRRRAGLGFPADLYLEGSDQHRGWFQSSLSTSVAVYGKPPYKEVLTNGFVVDLDGKKLSKSNTYQKPTDLMAFVDKFGADILRLWVASQDYRDDVPFSEEIFKIVTDTYRSFRNALRILLANLYDFDPAKDRVSDDKLSELDLYVLNRLEDVIRQARAAYETYEFHQVYHVVNRFCAVDLSAFYIDVTKDRMYCDAASSLRRRASQTVMYEMYEALVLLLAPIVPFTAEEAWQFFQDDRDGRKAEGALLRPSVHLSQFPKERELRLPGAEAFAARWEKILELRSRVNEHLEKARQAKEIGKSLEAQVVIGGSGLADSDRELLEEVLIVSKVKLEPGESLAISVRRDAGKKCVRCWKYFEHLGSHPEHPEICVRCTEAVTALR